From Salvia splendens isolate huo1 chromosome 3, SspV2, whole genome shotgun sequence, a single genomic window includes:
- the LOC121796223 gene encoding pectinesterase 3-like, with amino-acid sequence MANAAVFTSNSLAIVSKIPGLIRGRTNISSRRRMGELAATEEAELRPNATVARDGSGDYETIGEAVKAVPERSKRRFFIYVKRGEYKENVVVGKDSWNLVMYGDGSEKTVVSGRLNYVDDGLGPFDSATLIAEGRGFVAMDMGFKNTAGPEKFQAAAVRSSSDRSIFYRCRFDAYQDTLYAHSNRQFYRDCAVTGTVDFIFGNAAAVFQNCRVEARQPMRGQYNTITAQSKSDPNQNTGFAVHRCSIGPRGNVTARTYFGRPWENYSTAVVMVSEIGGVIDPEGWSAWEPGSDAPDSIFYGEYKNNGPGSGLGGRVTWPGYRPAIEDDEAEGFSVEKFIQGSEWIEGLNIRYDPHI; translated from the exons ATGGCGAACGCCGCCGTCTTCACCAGCAACAGCTTGGCGATCGTGTCGAAGATTCCCGGCCTCATTCGAGGTCGGACTAACATTTCTAGCCGAAGAAGAATGGGGGAACTGGCTGCGACGGAGGAGGCGGAATTGAGGCCGAATGCGACGGTGGCGAGAGACGGCAGCGGCGATTACGAGACGATTGGGGAAGCGGTGAAGGCCGTGCCGGAGAGAAGCAAGCGGAGATTCTTTATCTACGTCAAAAGAGGGGAGTATAAGGAAAATGTGGTGGTGGGTAAGGATAGTTGGAATTTGGTGATGTACGGAGATGGATCGGAGAAGACGGTGGTTTCCGGCCGCTTGAACTACGTCGACGACGGACTTGGCCCCTTCGATAGTGCCACGTTGA TCGCAGAAGGCCGCGGCTTCGTGGCGATGGACATGGGCTTCAAGAACACAGCCGGCCCGGAAAAATTCCAAGCCGCGGCCGTCCGATCCTCCTCCGACCGCTCCATCTTCTACCGCTGCCGCTTCGACGCCTACCAAGACACACTCTACGCCCACTCCAACCGCCAATTCTACCGCGACTGCGCCGTCACGGGCACAGTCGACTTCATCTTCGGCAACGCCGCCGCGGTCTTCCAGAACTGCCGCGTCGAGGCGCGCCAGCCGATGAGGGGGCAGTACAACACCATCACGGCGCAGAGCAAGTCCGACCCGAACCAGAACACGGGCTTCGCGGTCCACCGCTGCAGCATCGGGCCGCGGGGGAACGTCACGGCCCGAACTTACTTCGGGAGGCCGTGGGAAAATTACTCGACCGCGGTGGTGATGGTGAGCGAGATCGGTGGGGTCATCGATCCCGAGGGGTGGAGCGCGTGGGAGCCCGGGAGCGACGCGCCGGACTCGATATTTTACGGGGAGTATAAGAATAACGGGCCGGGTTCGGGCCTTGGTGGGAGGGTGACGTGGCCCGGGTATAGGCCCGCGATAGAGGATGATGAGGCGGAGGGGTTTTCGGTGGAGAAGTTTATTCAAGGGAGTGAATGGATAGAGGGATTGAATATTAGGTATGATCCACACATATGA
- the LOC121796222 gene encoding TATA box-binding protein-associated factor RNA polymerase I subunit B translates to MARRVAGICDVCQSDAGFTKENDGFFYCVDCSSQAEDIRDAGIDEEGVFSQYTPRFSRARPSRAPAAATEPVSQVKSAMSQHLDRSHFVDNMEEDINEPNEPRDFATSLKNYSLDDYYTDIRSRYLKGLQLMMQLQSQALVEKFGVSPLIVGLVGPLWFRYLASTKVLADGWADRAVQDSETQVQGEEDEFKPSLNKPWEEPVNIYGKRLAYVWYKSLKIALPIPCSLAISLLVCHLAREPILPTDILKWAHEGKLPYISAYIAIEKQLGSCTQTCPITARRMFRPVVVMSSQKLEAMAAGIALKIGLKLPPVNFYSIASRYLRKLSLPTEKLLPSACHIYEWSMPSELYLSANEARIPTRAYVMSILIIAIRKLFDINGYGVWESSLSNPCSSSSRVKNGDNESRSHLNETETADDVSSSHDVKTSGTKDRDLSAMEILQIIDAKYYELSNNTYEYSLDLATYLQYCKDVVFSRPSFEDVEDEKLIDELWAFYQNNKGAQTPDENEKSSDDPKKKEDEARNRGSQSRCSTSRKSGDSDSGDDCSKCSTDRVNCCHREQDSACSSRIPKGSAKEKALRLLKLDMEENHFCYRPPRNIIRSRGYVHYSRKRQGVLIYAVHADYYLLVRCCAKVAEVETRIMHTAVLRIERRLSWLENRIDRSLFSHSNPGSGCEFCEGGVKDAGNDTDDSNIS, encoded by the exons ATGGCAAGAAGAGTCGCAGGGATATGCGATGTTTGCCAAAGCGATGCCGGTTTCACCAAAGAAAACGACGGCTTCTTCTACTGCGTTGACTGCAGCTCACAAGCCGAAGATATCCGCGACGCTGGGATCGATGAGGAAGGTGTTTTCTCTCAATACACTCCCCGTTTCTCCCGCGCCCGCCCTTCCAGGGCACCTGCTGCTGCTACTGAACCCGTCTCTCAGGTCAAATCCGCCATGTCTCAGCATCTGGACCGTTctcactttgtggacaacatGGAAGAAGATATAAATGAGCCTAATGAGCCAAGGGACTTTGCCACTTCGCTGAAAAATTATAGCTTAGATGATTATTACACTGATATTAGGTCTAGATATTTGAAGGGGCTTCAGTTGATGATGCAATTGCAATCCCAGGCTTTGGTTGAGAAATTTGGTGTTAGCCCTTTAATTGTTGGGCTTGTTGGTCCTCTATGGTTTCGTTATTTGGCTTCGACTAAAGTTCTGGCTGATGGATGGGCAGACCGTGCTGTTCAGGATTCCGAGACCCAGGTGCAAG GGGAAGAGGATGAATTTAAGCCCAGTCTTAACAAACCGTGGGAAGAACCTGTTAATATTTATGGGAAGCGCTTAGCATATGTATGGTATAAATCTCTGAAAATTGCATTGCCAATACCTTGTTCTTTAGCTATCTCCCTACTGGTTTGCCATTTGGCTAGGGAGCCAATTTTGCCTACTGACATATTGAAGTGGGCTCATGAGGGTAAGCTTCCATATATTTCTGCATACATTGCGATTGAGAAGCAGCTTGGATCTTGCACCCAGACATGTCCAATCACTGCCAGGCGTATGTTCAGACCTGTGGTAGTAATGTCATCACAGAAATTGGAAGCAATGGCAGCTGGTATTGCCCTGAAAATTGGATTGAAATTGCCTCCTGTGAACTTCTATTCAATTGCTTCACGCTATCTTAGGAAGTTATCACTTCCAACTGAGAAATTACTTCCTTCAGCCTGTCACATATATGAATGGTCTATGCCTTCTGAGTTGTACCTATCAGCTAATGAGGCTCGGATTCCTACTCGTGCATATGTCATGTCAATACTGATTATTGCTATAAGGAAACTCTTTGACATAAATGGCTATGGAGTATGGGAATCTAGTTTGTCTAATCCCTGCTCCTCATCATCTCGGGTTAAAAATGGAGATAATGAGTCTCGGAGCCATTTGAATGAGACTGAGACTGCTGATGATGTCTCATCTTCCCACGATGTGAAGACTTCTGGTACTAAGGATCGTGATTTGAGTGCTATGGAGATTTTGCAGATTATTGACGCAAAATATTATGAACTTTCTAATAATACATACG AATATTCTCTTGACTTGGCTACATACCTCCAATATTGCAAGGACGTGGTTTTCTCACGCCCGTCATTCGAGGATGTTGAAGACGAAAAGCTAATAGACGAGCTCTGGGCATTTTATCAGAATAACAAG GGTGCTCAAACACCAGATGAAAACGAGAAATCTAGTGACGACCccaaaaagaaggaggatgaaGCTAGAAACAGGGGAAGCCAAAGTAGGTGCAGCACATCAAGAAAAAGTGGGGATAGTGACAGCGGAGATGACTGCTCAAAATGCAGCACAGACCGGGTCAACTGTTGTCACCGCGAACAAGATTCAGCATGTAGCAGTCGGATTCCAAAAGGGTCCGCCAAGGAGAAGGCGTTGAGGTTACTGAAGTTGGATATGGAAGAGAACCACTTCTGTTATAGACCGCCAAGGAATATTATAAGGAGTCGAGGCTATGTCCATTACTCTAGGAAAAGGCAGGGTGTGCTCATCTACGCCGTCCATGCTGATTATTACCTATTGGTTCGCTGTTGTGCGAAGGTTGCTGAAGTCGAAACTAGGATCATGCATACCGCAGTTTTGAGGATAGAAAGGAGGTTGAGCTGGCTGGAGAATAGAATTGACCGATCATTGTTCAGCCATTCAAATCCAGGTAGTGGTTGTGAATTCTGTGAGGGTGGTGTGAAAGATGCTGGGAACGACACCGATGATTCGAACATTTCATGA